DNA from Waddliaceae bacterium:
AAAATTTTAATCTTGATGAAAATATTGCAGTAATGGTACGATGCTGTTCGCTTTTTGATAGCGTATAATCATTAGGTTAACCGATTAACACACATGGAGAATTATGGAACAGTTTGTTGAATATATTGTAAAAAATCTTGTCGATGACAGCGATAGCGTCGAAGTAAAAAGCCTCAAAGGACAACGCGATATCCTTATAGAAATACGCGTTAATCCTGACGATATTGGCAAGCTCGTAGGCCGCAAGGGCCGTACCATCAACGCTATACGCGTCCTCGTCGGAACGATAGCAGCTAAGATGGAACTCCGCTCACGAGTAGAAATTATCGAAGATAAAGAACGAAGAAGAGCTAAAAGAGAAGAATCTACAGAAGTAGCTGAAGAAGTTCCTGTAGCTGAAGTAGCTGAAGTAGCTGAAGTAGCA
Protein-coding regions in this window:
- a CDS encoding KH domain-containing protein, translating into MEQFVEYIVKNLVDDSDSVEVKSLKGQRDILIEIRVNPDDIGKLVGRKGRTINAIRVLVGTIAAKMELRSRVEIIEDKERRRAKREESTEVAEEVPVAEVAEVAEVAEVTEVAEETTEATESEEVTEAAEVEAVEETTEAPEAEEEKKEEE